A single genomic interval of Macaca nemestrina isolate mMacNem1 chromosome 14, mMacNem.hap1, whole genome shotgun sequence harbors:
- the LOC105480992 gene encoding calcineurin subunit B type 2 translates to MSTMGNEASYPAEMCAHFDNDEIKRLGRRFRKLDLDKSGSLSVEEFMSLPELRHNPLVRRVIDVFDTNDDGEVDFKEFILGTSQFSVKGDEEQKLRFAFSIYDMDKDGYISNGELFQVLKMMVGNNLPDWQLQQLVDKTILILDKDGDGKISFEEFSAVVRDLEIHKKLVLIV, encoded by the coding sequence ATGTCCACAATGGGAAACGAGGCCAGTTACCCGGCGGAGATGTGCGCCCACTTTGACAATGATGAAATTAAAAGGCTGGGCAGGAGGTTTCGGAAGTTGGACTTGGACAAATCAGGCTCTCTGAGCGTGGAGGAGTTCATGTCCCTGCCGGAGCTGCGCCACAACCCGTTGGTGCGGCGAGTGATCGACGTCTTCGACACCAACGACGATGGAGAAGTGGACTTCAAGGAATTCATCCTGGGGACCTCTCAGTTCAGCGTCAAGGGCGACGAGGAGCAGAAGTTGAGGTTTGCGTTTAGCATTTACGACATGGATAAAGATGGCTACATTTCCAACGGGGAGCTCTTCCAGGTGCTGAAGATGATGGTGGGCAACAACCTGCCGGACTGGCAGCTCCAGCAGCTGGTCGACAAAACCATCCTCATCCTGGACAAGGATGGCGATGGGAAGATATCCTTTGAGGAATTCAGTGCTGTGGTCAGAGACCTGGAGATCCACAAGAAGCTGGTCCTCATCGTGTGA